One part of the Patescibacteria group bacterium genome encodes these proteins:
- a CDS encoding GIY-YIG nuclease family protein encodes MAESAAADLHRGVLIMNIFVYILKNNDGKIYIGQTHNIEKRLLDHNDIGFGYTSKFRPWKLIHSEEHLTRKDAMARERYLKTGVGRDWIKNNMTRG; translated from the coding sequence ATGGCTGAGTCCGCCGCGGCGGATTTACACCGAGGGGTATTGATTATGAATATTTTTGTATATATATTGAAAAATAATGATGGAAAGATATATATTGGGCAGACGCACAATATTGAGAAAAGATTATTAGATCATAATGATATAGGGTTTGGTTATACTTCAAAATTCAGACCATGGAAGTTAATTCATTCAGAAGAACATCTTACAAGAAAAGATGCAATGGCACGGGAGAGATATTTAAAAACTGGAGTTGGTAGAGATTGGATAAAAAATAATATGACGCGCGGTTAG
- a CDS encoding RluA family pseudouridine synthase: MLEPKIIYEDKDQLVINKPAGVLMHKALQTKPGTFCLADWLIKKYPKIKKVGDDPVLRPGIVHRLDKETSGALVIAKTQPAFEFLKKQFQEREVRKNYVALVCGNIKKEEGMIDLPIGKSKKDIRKFVAGSRARGVLRDAVTEYEVIKRFENYTLVNVYPKTGRTHQIRVHMKAIGYPVACDALYAHKGAKCPPGLTRHFLHAKSLEFELYCGGKIKIEADLPYDLKETLAKLKDL; the protein is encoded by the coding sequence ATGTTGGAACCTAAAATAATCTATGAAGATAAAGACCAGCTTGTTATAAATAAACCGGCTGGGGTTTTAATGCATAAGGCGCTTCAAACAAAGCCGGGGACATTTTGCCTGGCAGACTGGCTTATTAAGAAATATCCTAAGATAAAAAAAGTGGGCGACGACCCTGTCTTAAGACCAGGCATTGTCCATAGGTTAGACAAGGAAACTTCCGGCGCGTTAGTTATCGCTAAAACTCAGCCAGCTTTTGAATTTTTGAAAAAACAGTTTCAAGAGAGAGAAGTTAGAAAAAACTATGTTGCACTTGTTTGTGGCAATATTAAGAAAGAAGAGGGTATGATAGATTTGCCGATCGGCAAAAGTAAGAAAGACATTCGTAAGTTTGTCGCCGGTAGCAGGGCGCGAGGCGTTCTGCGCGACGCAGTGACAGAATATGAAGTAATAAAGAGATTTGAAAATTATACGCTTGTGAATGTATATCCTAAGACCGGTCGGACGCATCAAATAAGAGTCCATATGAAAGCGATAGGCTATCCTGTCGCCTGTGACGCGCTTTATGCCCACAAGGGCGCTAAGTGCCCGCCTGGTTTGACGAGGCATTTCCTGCACGCAAAATCACTGGAGTTTGAACTATATTGCGGTGGTAAAATAAAAATTGAGGCAGACTTGCCTTATGATTTGAAAGAGACCCTTGCGAAACTCAAGGATTTATGA
- a CDS encoding recombinase family protein, with protein sequence MEHALIYCRVSTEEQAEDGHHSLATQLKLCKRAIEESNKFKLIDDGVFEDPGRSATNMNRPGLQDMLLRVQDDKAIRAVFIQDTDRLARNALDHMQIKAILKKHNVELFSVSQPGITDSPEGNFMDLVIAGVNQLQSQITSRKTLKSLEQKFWDGWWPTGVAVGYLNAGDPSDDKKRIIVVDEERAPLVQEAFNMYVTGDYSVYEVRDALYKKGFRTHAGKRLAHSKMIEVLKNPFYYGEMRWRGLVHTGKHKPLIDKETWERVQLVMAEHNRYACRRQKFNFILRGLTFCANCGQRYTAEHHPKKNKSYYHCNRSGDQIKCHDKYVEVWDLEQQIADLFKYIEFTPSFKERLVAKIEKIYGSRKEVINKEKRSLNTQKMLAEKKRDVAEEKLFAGLITDDDFTRVKVKIKEQIEAIQDELYKQDKRLNMRIDELQDVLLFARNAYEAFIKAPAELQRLFLGLYWDRFEVTDKKVVTVLPTPIIRGLMMAEDMVFTKKYQEIREPRIITDMAVEFTPVVAGKSKPKMIAPKTQKSRRNAEIPVMVSNQPDSVILDTVWGGQPGSNRQISIINIGEA encoded by the coding sequence ATGGAACATGCATTAATTTACTGCCGAGTCTCAACCGAGGAACAGGCCGAGGACGGTCACCACTCCCTTGCGACCCAGCTCAAGCTCTGCAAGCGAGCGATCGAGGAAAGTAACAAATTCAAACTGATAGACGACGGCGTTTTTGAAGACCCTGGCCGATCAGCCACCAACATGAACCGGCCGGGTCTGCAAGACATGCTTCTTCGAGTCCAAGACGACAAAGCCATTCGCGCTGTCTTTATCCAAGACACTGACCGACTAGCAAGAAATGCTCTTGATCACATGCAGATCAAAGCGATCCTCAAAAAGCATAACGTCGAATTGTTTTCCGTCTCCCAACCGGGCATAACCGACTCACCCGAGGGTAACTTTATGGACTTGGTGATTGCCGGCGTTAACCAACTCCAATCGCAAATCACATCCAGAAAAACTCTAAAAAGTCTCGAGCAGAAATTCTGGGACGGCTGGTGGCCGACAGGTGTTGCCGTTGGATATTTAAATGCCGGTGATCCGAGCGATGATAAAAAGAGGATCATTGTCGTGGACGAGGAACGTGCACCACTTGTTCAAGAAGCATTCAACATGTATGTCACCGGAGATTATTCAGTCTACGAAGTCCGTGATGCTTTATACAAAAAAGGATTCAGAACCCACGCCGGTAAACGACTTGCTCATAGCAAAATGATTGAGGTACTCAAAAATCCTTTTTATTACGGCGAGATGCGCTGGAGAGGATTAGTGCATACCGGAAAACATAAACCGCTTATCGATAAAGAAACCTGGGAGCGGGTCCAGCTAGTCATGGCTGAACATAATCGTTATGCCTGCCGTCGACAAAAGTTTAATTTCATACTCCGCGGACTTACCTTCTGCGCCAACTGCGGACAGCGATACACTGCCGAGCATCACCCCAAGAAAAATAAGTCCTACTATCACTGCAACCGATCCGGCGATCAGATTAAATGTCACGATAAATATGTAGAGGTCTGGGATCTGGAACAGCAGATCGCTGATTTGTTTAAGTACATAGAATTCACGCCGAGCTTTAAGGAACGGCTGGTCGCAAAAATTGAGAAAATCTATGGCTCTCGCAAGGAAGTAATTAATAAAGAAAAGCGATCCTTAAATACCCAAAAAATGTTGGCAGAAAAGAAGCGCGATGTAGCTGAGGAAAAACTTTTTGCCGGACTGATAACAGACGATGACTTCACTAGGGTAAAAGTAAAAATCAAAGAGCAGATCGAAGCTATTCAAGATGAACTCTATAAACAAGACAAGAGGCTCAACATGCGAATTGATGAACTTCAGGACGTCCTGCTTTTTGCCCGAAACGCCTACGAGGCATTTATCAAAGCACCGGCCGAACTACAGCGATTATTCCTCGGACTCTACTGGGACAGATTTGAGGTAACCGATAAGAAAGTGGTGACCGTTCTGCCAACTCCGATCATTCGAGGATTAATGATGGCCGAGGATATGGTCTTTACCAAAAAATACCAGGAAATCAGAGAACCAAGGATCATAACCGACATGGCAGTGGAATTCACACCAGTGGTAGCCGGTAAATCAAAACCTAAGATGATTGCCCCTAAAACACAAAAATCCCGACGTAATGCCGAGATTCCTGTGATGGTATCCAATCAACCAGACTCGGTTATATTAGATACCGTCTGGGGTGGCCAACCGGGATCGAACCGGCAAATTTCAATAATAAATATCGGGGAGGCATAG
- a CDS encoding DUF5659 domain-containing protein, with protein sequence MKNQPDSNNFTTSDFYAAAFLVAKGYKLLGIDKADSRRFHFIFTNEPDRPQLVSAFFAGLVEVNAKAFVTAIKELKSLMYNDAMS encoded by the coding sequence ATGAAAAACCAACCGGACAGCAATAATTTTACTACCAGCGACTTCTACGCGGCCGCTTTTCTTGTGGCCAAGGGATATAAGTTGCTTGGCATAGATAAAGCCGACTCGCGCCGGTTTCATTTTATTTTTACCAATGAACCCGATCGTCCCCAGCTGGTAAGCGCTTTCTTTGCTGGTTTAGTCGAGGTCAACGCTAAAGCGTTCGTGACGGCGATCAAAGAGCTGAAGTCGCTCATGTATAACGATGCCATGAGCTAA
- a CDS encoding Fic family protein, giving the protein MSENSFNKRIKLSQEILGKIAKIDEFKGLWHGSLRLSPQILGRLKLSVIITSTGASTRIEGSKMSDEEVARLLRGLKSNPPKNRDEQEVAGYADLLGRVFDHYRTLKLTENNILQFHSILLQFSEKDQVHKGKYKNSDNAVVMKNEKGEEIVLFNPTKPYLVKPEMEAIIDWTNQELEKKELHPVLIIANFVFEFLAIHPFLDGNGRLSRALTNLLLLRNDYAYVPYASLDEIIEERKDKYYLALRATQNNHKTENEDITPWLNFLLDALLTQGDIARKLMNAEQPEKLLSERQEQVFAILKDGETLGVAEIDKRLNGSVPQVTIKQSLARLVTLRLVERVGQGRGVRYKKI; this is encoded by the coding sequence ATGAGCGAAAACAGCTTCAACAAACGAATAAAACTGAGCCAGGAGATACTCGGCAAGATCGCTAAAATTGACGAGTTCAAGGGTCTTTGGCATGGCAGTCTGCGACTCTCCCCGCAGATTTTAGGCCGGTTAAAGTTATCTGTGATCATTACGTCTACCGGCGCCTCAACCCGTATTGAAGGATCAAAGATGAGCGACGAAGAAGTGGCTCGTCTTTTGCGCGGCCTGAAATCCAATCCTCCCAAAAATCGTGACGAACAAGAAGTCGCCGGTTATGCCGACTTACTCGGAAGAGTTTTTGATCACTACCGTACGCTCAAATTGACTGAGAATAATATTCTGCAATTTCACAGCATCCTTTTGCAGTTCTCTGAAAAAGATCAAGTGCACAAAGGCAAGTATAAAAATTCCGACAATGCGGTGGTCATGAAAAATGAAAAAGGCGAAGAGATTGTTCTGTTCAACCCGACAAAACCCTATCTGGTCAAGCCGGAAATGGAGGCGATCATTGACTGGACAAATCAGGAGCTGGAAAAGAAGGAACTTCACCCTGTGCTTATCATTGCAAACTTTGTCTTTGAATTTTTGGCGATTCACCCGTTTCTTGATGGAAACGGCCGTCTTAGCCGTGCCCTGACAAACTTGCTTTTGCTTCGCAATGATTACGCATATGTGCCGTATGCTTCGCTTGATGAAATTATCGAGGAACGCAAGGACAAATATTATCTCGCTCTCCGGGCGACGCAAAATAATCACAAAACGGAGAACGAAGATATTACGCCATGGCTCAATTTTTTGCTTGATGCGTTGCTGACTCAAGGTGATATCGCTCGAAAACTGATGAATGCCGAACAGCCGGAAAAACTTTTGTCCGAAAGACAAGAGCAGGTTTTCGCTATCCTAAAAGACGGCGAGACTTTGGGCGTAGCCGAAATCGATAAACGTCTCAATGGCTCTGTCCCGCAAGTGACTATAAAACAATCTCTCGCCAGATTGGTGACTTTGCGTTTGGTTGAGCGAGTCGGTCAAGGCCGGGGCGTGAGATACAAGAAAATATAA
- a CDS encoding helicase-related protein, which yields MNSDLTFITNEKAQSLKQRFEVLIKDTKFFDCLVGYFYTSGFHTLYKSLESTDKVRILIGISTNQQTYDLMQKANPAEQSALQFSSAETKEQLGTAIEKEMEEAEDSEKVEDGVSKFIQWIKSGRLEIRAYPTEKIHAKVYIMTFGDEDRDKGRVITGSSNFTQAGLVDNLEFNVELKNRADYDFALEKFNKLWKDAVDVSQKYIETIQTKTWLNDSITPYELYLKFLYEYFKDDLNQQDEMFLKYLPEEFKEFEYQKQAVINAKKILEEYGGVFISDVVGLGKTYIASMLAGQLDGRTLVIAPPVLIDKKNPGSWANVLLDFKVSAECESVGKLDEIIKRGVEKFDNIIIDEAHRFRTENNATYEKLAEICRGKKVILVTATPYNNSPKDILSQIKLFQKARKSTIPNLPDLEQFFASLERKLKNLDRQKDYAVYINTVKENAKEIREKVLKYLMVRRTRSEINKYFAEDLAKQKLKFPEVEKPEAVFYELNEDEDSVFIKTIELIAKKFKYSRYTPMLYYKGELSQPEELAQKNMGKFMKILLIKRLESSFYAFRNSLDRFINSYTSFLSELEKGDVYVSKKYTNKIFEYLEDDNDDAVENLISEGKAEKLPSKDFKDDLRKDLQNDLNILKEIHAMWTGIKRDPKLVAFIDKLSTNPILKKNKLIIFTESKETAEYLTKNIEEKIPGQAVCFTGGSSELVREQVIENFDAKAKFPKDDYRILICTEVLAEGVNLHRSNVVINYDIPWNPTRMMQRVGRINRVDTKFDKIYTYNFFPTKQGNDQIKLREAAEAKINAFLALLGGDAHLLTENEPIGSHELFNRLTSEKFITGEDDGEESELKYLHAIKELRDKNPDLFEKIKHLPKKARTARIDRNLAGHLITYFRRGKVQKFFIANTGNDSKELDFFSTAKILETTENTNQEKTDKNFYGLLDENKKAFVFATTEEMPEVKMRGGRDSATQILRILKATMKDRRQFTEDQELYLKKVIIQLEEGGLPKQTTRVTLQVLNKELETNKVPNPLRILGVLETNISNRLLSGHFAESGASNTGKREVILSEYLIK from the coding sequence ATGAATTCAGACTTAACATTTATAACAAACGAAAAAGCTCAAAGTCTCAAACAGAGATTTGAAGTATTAATCAAGGACACTAAATTCTTTGATTGTTTGGTTGGTTATTTTTATACTAGTGGTTTTCATACTCTATACAAATCTCTTGAAAGCACCGACAAGGTTAGAATTCTTATCGGTATCAGCACAAACCAGCAAACATATGATCTGATGCAGAAAGCAAATCCGGCCGAGCAATCCGCTCTGCAGTTTTCCAGTGCCGAAACTAAGGAACAATTAGGTACTGCAATCGAGAAAGAAATGGAAGAGGCCGAGGATAGTGAAAAAGTGGAGGACGGCGTCTCCAAATTTATCCAATGGATAAAATCCGGTCGTCTTGAGATTCGTGCCTATCCAACAGAAAAAATACACGCCAAGGTTTATATTATGACCTTTGGCGATGAAGACAGGGACAAAGGTAGGGTTATCACCGGGTCAAGCAATTTTACTCAGGCTGGACTCGTGGATAACTTGGAGTTTAACGTTGAGCTTAAAAACAGAGCCGACTACGATTTTGCCTTAGAAAAGTTTAACAAGCTTTGGAAAGACGCTGTTGATGTCAGTCAAAAATATATTGAAACTATTCAAACAAAAACATGGCTTAACGACAGTATTACCCCATATGAGCTTTATCTCAAATTTTTATATGAATATTTTAAAGATGATCTAAACCAGCAAGATGAGATGTTTTTGAAATATCTCCCAGAGGAATTTAAGGAGTTTGAATATCAGAAACAAGCCGTTATAAACGCAAAAAAGATTCTTGAAGAATATGGTGGAGTTTTTATTTCCGATGTTGTTGGTCTTGGTAAAACTTATATTGCCTCTATGCTTGCCGGCCAGCTGGATGGCAGAACGTTGGTTATTGCCCCTCCTGTTTTGATAGATAAAAAGAATCCGGGATCATGGGCTAATGTATTGCTTGATTTTAAGGTTTCAGCAGAATGTGAATCTGTCGGTAAACTTGATGAGATTATTAAGCGAGGTGTTGAAAAGTTTGACAACATCATTATTGATGAAGCTCATCGATTTAGGACCGAGAACAATGCCACCTACGAAAAACTAGCCGAAATTTGTCGGGGTAAAAAAGTGATCTTAGTTACCGCTACTCCTTATAATAATTCGCCAAAAGATATTTTAAGCCAAATTAAGCTTTTCCAGAAAGCCCGAAAGAGCACCATTCCTAACCTCCCGGATCTCGAACAGTTTTTTGCCAGCCTTGAGAGAAAACTCAAGAACCTTGATCGTCAAAAAGATTATGCTGTTTATATAAATACTGTTAAAGAAAACGCCAAAGAAATCAGAGAAAAGGTTTTGAAGTATCTGATGGTTCGCCGAACTCGTTCGGAGATTAATAAATACTTTGCCGAAGATTTGGCTAAACAAAAACTGAAATTTCCTGAAGTTGAAAAACCAGAGGCAGTTTTCTATGAATTGAACGAGGACGAAGACTCGGTATTCATCAAGACGATTGAACTGATTGCCAAAAAATTCAAATACTCTCGTTATACCCCGATGCTGTACTACAAGGGCGAGTTGAGTCAGCCGGAAGAGTTGGCACAAAAGAACATGGGTAAGTTTATGAAAATCTTGCTTATCAAACGACTGGAGAGCAGTTTTTACGCTTTCCGCAATTCTCTTGATAGGTTCATAAATTCGTATACTTCATTCTTATCTGAATTGGAAAAAGGCGATGTTTATGTCAGCAAGAAATATACCAATAAGATTTTTGAGTACTTGGAAGATGACAATGATGACGCTGTTGAAAATTTGATAAGTGAGGGCAAAGCCGAAAAGCTTCCAAGTAAGGATTTTAAGGATGATCTAAGAAAAGATTTGCAAAATGACCTAAATATTTTGAAAGAAATACATGCTATGTGGACTGGCATTAAACGAGACCCAAAGCTTGTAGCTTTTATTGATAAACTTTCCACCAATCCAATTCTCAAAAAGAATAAACTAATTATCTTTACTGAATCAAAAGAAACGGCGGAATATCTAACTAAGAATATTGAAGAAAAAATACCCGGACAGGCGGTCTGTTTTACCGGCGGCTCAAGTGAATTAGTCCGCGAACAAGTCATTGAAAACTTTGACGCCAAAGCTAAATTTCCAAAGGATGATTATCGTATTCTTATTTGTACTGAGGTTTTGGCTGAAGGCGTAAACCTACACCGCTCTAATGTGGTTATAAACTATGACATCCCTTGGAACCCGACCCGCATGATGCAGAGGGTTGGTCGTATCAATCGTGTTGATACTAAATTTGATAAAATTTACACTTATAACTTTTTCCCAACAAAACAAGGCAATGACCAGATTAAGCTTCGGGAGGCCGCTGAAGCCAAAATTAACGCTTTCCTAGCCCTTCTTGGTGGAGATGCTCATCTTTTAACTGAAAACGAACCAATCGGCTCACATGAATTATTTAATCGCTTAACTTCCGAGAAGTTTATTACTGGTGAAGACGATGGTGAGGAAAGCGAATTGAAATATTTACATGCAATCAAAGAATTGCGTGATAAAAATCCAGATCTATTTGAGAAAATAAAACATCTACCAAAAAAAGCTAGGACCGCAAGAATAGACAGGAACTTGGCCGGCCACCTTATTACTTATTTTCGCCGAGGTAAGGTGCAAAAATTCTTTATAGCTAATACCGGCAATGATTCCAAAGAATTAGATTTTTTCTCAACGGCCAAAATTCTTGAAACTACTGAGAATACTAACCAAGAGAAAACTGACAAAAACTTTTATGGATTGTTGGATGAGAATAAGAAAGCCTTTGTTTTTGCAACCACTGAAGAAATGCCGGAAGTAAAAATGAGAGGTGGCCGAGACAGTGCCACTCAAATTTTGCGAATTCTTAAAGCGACAATGAAAGATCGCCGACAATTCACCGAAGATCAGGAACTATATCTCAAAAAGGTTATTATTCAGCTGGAAGAAGGTGGCCTGCCAAAACAAACCACCAGAGTCACACTTCAGGTCTTAAATAAAGAATTGGAAACAAACAAAGTACCAAATCCTTTGCGCATCCTCGGAGTCCTTGAAACCAACATCTCCAATCGACTCCTAAGCGGTCATTTTGCTGAATCCGGTGCAAGCAATACTGGTAAGCGAGAAGTGATTCTGTCCGAATATTTAATCAAATAA
- a CDS encoding N-6 DNA methylase, with protein MEKKQSQDLVKDVFQNSFDKTKFIRFIRELLNSYEEASFVYRGNTIPDAYDQYINTFERVGKYSDGENSIDILIVHLKKDSTLERARTRQRNFIAWYLNGSRGGKQKDAALVAFVSPDSADWRFSLVKMEYKFEEGKNGRTKVKEEFTPAKRWSFLVGSNENSHTAQSRLSPIVEDDSHNPLLKQLEEAFNIEKVTKEFFEKYRDLFLRVQETLEDIVSNNPAIKKDFAEKNVNIVDFSKKLLGQIVFLYFLQKKGWFGVPMTKSWGDGDKRFLRTLFTKACDADKNYFNDYLEPLFYEALAKERDDDFYSRFECKIPFLNGGLFDPINNYDWVNTAINIPNDLFSNDRKNPKTGDIGDGILDIFDRYNFTVKEDEPLEKEVAVDPEMLGKVFENLLEVKDRKSKGTYYTPREIVHYMCEQSLINYLATELEGKVSKEDLEKLIKFGENVAEHEATYIAKKENDPDYKGSYESILPESIGKFAEEVDDKLATIKVCDPAIGSGAFPVGMMSEIVKARTVLSSYIKNTDRTIYGFKRDCIQNSLYGVDLDPGAVEIAKLRLWLSLIVDEDDIKQIKPLPNLDYKIMQGNSLIEDLVIGDTVIKFNLDDLVKVDRRTKNAKNLFEKETQHKLFKDKSEDIFDELKKLHSVYFEENNKNKKLILKQKIDEKEQSFISAKCDEEIQRLNTVKKNTQDEKKIKIAEQQIEAIRTTLQKLERESSRPFFLWKLHFSEVFQENGGFDVVIANPPYVKEYINRSAFNGLRHSPYYQGKMDLWYLFTCKGIDLAKDDSGIVTFIAQNNWVTSYGASKMRNKVITDTQVLSLIDFGDFKIFQAGIQTMVMMFRKNTAIDDYSFDHRRLFGNALELDDVITILNKENNHKAEYLTPKINRDKFRDKMLTFSNSGTEPILEKILNKANFHLDANKEVAQGIVAPQDYVNKASQNVLGNEFNIGDGIFVLSDEELKGLKLTKNDLSITKPFYTTDELKRWNGNSKNTKWIIYTDSSFKDKKKMDAFPGIKNHLNRYIKVVTSDNKPYGLHRSRDNNFFIGEKIIALRKCTKPTFTYTDFDSYVSATFYVIKTERVDQKYLVAILNSKLVAFWLRHKGKMQGNNYQIDKEPIIDIPLYEASKTDQKDLASLTTKIIEFIKSTDYLASPEKQTKVREIERQIDELVYKLYGLTEDEVKTVEAN; from the coding sequence ATGGAGAAAAAGCAGTCACAAGACCTAGTAAAAGATGTATTTCAAAATTCTTTTGATAAAACAAAATTTATCAGGTTTATTCGTGAACTTCTCAACTCATACGAAGAAGCGTCTTTTGTTTATCGCGGAAACACTATCCCCGATGCATACGATCAATATATAAATACTTTTGAAAGAGTCGGTAAATATTCTGATGGTGAGAACAGCATCGATATTCTTATCGTTCATTTGAAAAAGGACTCAACTCTTGAACGAGCACGGACGAGACAAAGGAATTTTATTGCTTGGTATTTAAATGGTAGTCGGGGTGGAAAACAAAAAGACGCAGCTTTAGTCGCCTTTGTGTCTCCGGATTCTGCCGATTGGCGTTTCTCGTTGGTTAAGATGGAATATAAGTTTGAAGAAGGCAAAAATGGACGCACAAAGGTTAAGGAAGAGTTTACTCCAGCCAAACGCTGGTCTTTCTTGGTTGGTTCAAATGAAAATAGCCATACCGCCCAGAGTCGCCTTTCTCCCATTGTTGAGGACGATAGCCACAATCCTTTACTCAAGCAACTTGAAGAAGCTTTTAACATTGAAAAGGTCACCAAAGAATTCTTTGAAAAATATCGCGACCTATTCCTTAGGGTTCAAGAGACTTTGGAAGATATTGTTAGCAATAATCCAGCTATCAAAAAGGATTTTGCTGAAAAGAATGTTAATATCGTAGACTTTTCCAAAAAATTACTTGGCCAGATTGTTTTCTTATATTTCTTACAGAAAAAGGGTTGGTTTGGCGTGCCAATGACAAAAAGCTGGGGCGATGGCGACAAGAGGTTTTTGAGGACTTTGTTTACCAAAGCTTGCGACGCAGATAAGAATTATTTTAATGATTATCTTGAGCCGTTGTTTTATGAGGCTTTAGCCAAAGAACGAGACGATGATTTTTATAGCCGATTTGAATGTAAAATCCCATTTTTGAATGGTGGTCTTTTTGATCCAATTAATAATTATGACTGGGTTAATACAGCGATAAATATTCCCAACGACCTATTTTCAAATGACCGCAAGAATCCAAAAACTGGCGACATCGGTGACGGCATTCTGGACATTTTTGATCGTTATAACTTCACTGTTAAGGAAGATGAGCCACTGGAAAAAGAGGTCGCTGTGGACCCAGAGATGCTTGGCAAGGTTTTTGAAAACTTGCTTGAAGTTAAGGACCGTAAGTCCAAAGGCACCTACTATACCCCTCGAGAAATAGTCCACTATATGTGTGAGCAGAGTCTAATCAATTACCTTGCAACCGAGCTTGAGGGTAAGGTTTCCAAAGAAGATTTAGAGAAGTTGATTAAGTTTGGAGAAAATGTTGCCGAGCACGAAGCTACTTATATTGCTAAAAAGGAAAACGACCCAGATTACAAGGGTTCTTACGAATCAATTTTACCGGAATCTATTGGTAAGTTTGCCGAGGAAGTTGATGACAAGTTAGCCACTATTAAAGTTTGCGATCCGGCCATTGGCTCCGGGGCTTTCCCTGTTGGCATGATGAGCGAGATAGTAAAGGCTCGGACCGTGCTTTCTAGCTATATCAAAAATACCGACCGAACTATTTACGGCTTCAAGCGTGATTGCATCCAAAATTCTCTTTACGGTGTTGACCTTGACCCTGGTGCGGTTGAGATTGCCAAGCTTCGCTTGTGGCTCTCTTTGATCGTTGACGAGGATGATATCAAACAGATCAAGCCATTGCCTAACTTGGATTATAAAATAATGCAGGGCAATAGCTTGATTGAGGATTTGGTTATTGGTGACACGGTTATTAAATTCAATCTTGATGATTTGGTTAAGGTTGACCGACGAACTAAAAACGCAAAAAATCTCTTTGAAAAAGAAACCCAGCACAAACTCTTTAAGGATAAAAGCGAGGATATTTTTGATGAGTTGAAAAAACTGCACAGCGTTTATTTTGAGGAAAACAATAAAAACAAGAAGCTGATTTTGAAGCAGAAGATTGATGAAAAAGAGCAGTCTTTTATATCGGCAAAATGCGACGAGGAGATTCAAAGATTAAACACCGTAAAGAAAAATACCCAAGATGAAAAGAAAATCAAGATTGCCGAGCAACAAATAGAAGCTATTCGGACGACGCTTCAAAAGCTAGAAAGAGAAAGCTCAAGGCCATTCTTTTTGTGGAAGCTACATTTTTCCGAAGTTTTCCAAGAGAATGGTGGTTTTGATGTGGTTATTGCTAATCCGCCGTATGTCAAAGAATATATTAATCGTTCCGCCTTCAACGGACTTAGACATTCTCCATATTATCAAGGCAAAATGGATCTTTGGTATCTCTTTACGTGCAAAGGTATCGATTTAGCAAAAGATGATTCTGGCATAGTCACATTTATTGCACAAAATAATTGGGTCACGAGCTATGGTGCTTCAAAAATGAGAAATAAGGTGATAACAGACACACAGGTTCTGAGTTTGATAGATTTTGGCGATTTCAAAATATTTCAAGCGGGCATACAAACTATGGTGATGATGTTCAGAAAAAATACTGCCATTGACGATTATTCATTCGATCATAGAAGACTTTTTGGTAATGCCTTAGAACTCGATGATGTAATCACTATCTTAAATAAAGAAAACAATCACAAGGCAGAGTATTTAACGCCGAAAATAAATAGGGATAAATTCAGAGACAAAATGCTTACCTTCAGTAATTCAGGGACAGAACCTATCCTAGAAAAAATTTTAAACAAGGCAAATTTTCATCTTGACGCAAATAAAGAAGTTGCTCAGGGAATAGTTGCTCCGCAAGATTATGTAAATAAGGCTAGTCAAAACGTGTTGGGTAATGAATTCAATATTGGCGATGGCATTTTTGTCTTATCTGACGAGGAATTAAAAGGATTAAAACTTACAAAAAATGATTTATCTATAACTAAACCTTTTTATACAACTGATGAATTAAAAAGGTGGAACGGCAATTCTAAAAATACTAAATGGATTATTTATACCGACTCAAGTTTTAAGGATAAGAAAAAAATGGATGCGTTTCCTGGGATTAAGAATCACCTTAATAGATATATAAAAGTAGTTACTTCTGATAATAAGCCGTATGGCTTACACAGATCTCGAGATAATAATTTTTTTATTGGAGAAAAAATTATTGCCCTGAGAAAATGCACTAAGCCAACATTTACTTATACTGATTTTGATAGTTATGTCTCTGCAACTTTTTATGTCATAAAAACTGAAAGAGTTGATCAAAAATACTT